The following proteins are encoded in a genomic region of Candidatus Methylomirabilis tolerans:
- a CDS encoding CBS domain-containing protein yields MVICCVKERANAALYMMKKKRIRHLLVTDDGKVRGIVTDRDFRLMRPSPATSLSIYEVHYLLDKVKVKEIMTKKVITVTPETPITEAARLLLNRRIGALPVVKDEKVVGIITETNMIRALIDLEEAS; encoded by the coding sequence GTGGTAATCTGCTGTGTCAAGGAGCGGGCCAATGCTGCGCTCTACATGATGAAGAAGAAGCGTATACGACATCTGCTCGTGACCGACGACGGTAAGGTGCGAGGGATCGTGACGGATCGGGATTTTCGACTGATGCGGCCCTCTCCCGCCACGAGCCTGTCGATCTACGAGGTGCACTACCTGCTGGATAAAGTGAAAGTCAAAGAGATCATGACCAAGAAGGTAATCACCGTGACGCCGGAGACCCCGATCACCGAGGCGGCGCGTCTGCTCCTGAATCGGCGGATCGGCGCGCTGCCGGTTGTGAAGGATGAGAAGGTCGTCGGTATTATCACCGAGACGAACATGATCCGCGCCCTGATCGATCTGGAGGAGGCTTCGTAA